From Ramlibacter tataouinensis, the proteins below share one genomic window:
- the ctaD gene encoding cytochrome c oxidase subunit I, whose product MSAVLDHSQAGHGEHHDHAPTGWRRWVFATNHKDIGTLYLLFSFTMLMVGGLLALMIRAELFQPGLQLVNPELFNQLTTMHGLIMVFGAIMPAFVGFANWMIPLQIGAPDMAFARMNNFSFWLAVPAGIMLVGSFFMPGGAPSAGWTLYAPLTLQMGPSMDAGIFAMHILGASSIMGSINIIVTILNMRAPGMTLMKMPMFTWTWLITAYLLIAVMPVLAGAITMTLTDRHFGTTFFNPAGGGDPVMYQHIFWFFGHPEVYIMILPAFGIISQVVPAFARKRLFGYASMVYATSSIAILSFIVWAHHMFTTGMPVTGQLFFMYATMLIAVPTAVKIFNWIATMWQGSMTFETPMLFSAGFIFVFTMGGFTGLILAMAPIDLLLQDTYYVVAHFHYVLVAGSLFALFAGFYYWAPKWSGVMYHEGRGKLHFWWSLISFNVTFFPMHFLGLAGMPRRYADYPMQFADFNALASVGAFFFGLAQVYFFFFIVLPVMRGQGKTAPQRPWNDADGKGAEGLEWEVPSPAPFHTFETPPRLNAAANKVLGSAHH is encoded by the coding sequence ATGAGCGCAGTTCTTGACCATTCGCAGGCCGGCCACGGCGAGCATCACGATCACGCGCCCACCGGCTGGCGCCGCTGGGTCTTCGCCACCAACCACAAGGACATCGGCACGCTGTACCTGCTGTTCTCCTTCACCATGCTGATGGTGGGCGGCCTGCTGGCCCTGATGATCCGCGCGGAGCTGTTCCAGCCGGGCCTGCAGCTGGTCAACCCTGAGCTGTTCAACCAGCTCACCACGATGCACGGGCTGATCATGGTGTTCGGCGCGATCATGCCGGCCTTCGTCGGCTTCGCGAACTGGATGATCCCGCTGCAGATCGGCGCGCCGGACATGGCGTTCGCGCGCATGAACAACTTCAGCTTCTGGCTGGCGGTGCCCGCCGGCATCATGCTGGTCGGCTCCTTCTTCATGCCGGGCGGCGCGCCCTCGGCCGGCTGGACGCTGTACGCGCCGCTGACGCTGCAGATGGGCCCGTCGATGGACGCCGGCATCTTCGCGATGCACATCCTGGGCGCCAGCTCGATCATGGGCTCGATCAACATCATCGTCACCATCCTGAACATGCGCGCGCCGGGCATGACGCTGATGAAGATGCCGATGTTCACCTGGACCTGGCTGATCACCGCCTACCTGCTGATCGCGGTGATGCCGGTGCTGGCTGGCGCCATCACCATGACGCTGACCGACCGTCACTTCGGCACCACCTTCTTCAACCCGGCCGGCGGCGGTGACCCGGTGATGTACCAGCACATCTTCTGGTTCTTCGGCCACCCCGAGGTCTACATCATGATCCTGCCGGCCTTCGGCATCATCAGCCAGGTCGTGCCCGCCTTCGCCCGCAAGCGCCTGTTCGGCTACGCCTCCATGGTGTACGCCACCAGCTCGATCGCGATCCTGTCCTTCATCGTGTGGGCGCACCACATGTTCACCACCGGCATGCCGGTGACGGGCCAGCTGTTCTTCATGTACGCGACCATGCTGATCGCGGTGCCCACGGCCGTGAAGATCTTCAACTGGATCGCCACCATGTGGCAGGGCTCGATGACCTTCGAGACGCCCATGCTGTTCTCGGCCGGCTTCATCTTCGTGTTCACGATGGGCGGCTTCACAGGCCTGATCCTGGCGATGGCGCCGATCGACCTGCTGCTGCAGGACACCTACTACGTGGTGGCGCACTTCCACTACGTGCTGGTGGCCGGCTCGCTGTTCGCGCTGTTCGCGGGCTTCTACTACTGGGCCCCGAAGTGGTCCGGCGTGATGTACCACGAAGGACGCGGCAAGCTGCACTTCTGGTGGTCGCTGATCTCCTTCAACGTCACCTTCTTCCCGATGCACTTCCTGGGCCTGGCCGGCATGCCGCGCCGCTATGCCGACTATCCGATGCAGTTCGCGGACTTCAACGCACTGGCCTCGGTGGGCGCCTTCTTCTTCGGCCTGGCACAGGTGTACTTCTTCTTCTTCATCGTGCTGCCGGTCATGCGTGGCCAGGGCAAGACCGCCCCGCAGCGCCCGTGGAACGACGCCGACGGCAAGGGCGCCGAGGGCCTGGAGTGGGAAGTTCCCTCGCCCGCGCCCTTCCACACCTTCGAGACGCCGCCGCGCCTGAACGCGGCCGCCAACAAGGTGCTGGGTTCGGCCCACCACTAA
- a CDS encoding cytochrome oxidase small assembly protein — MPQNPEQKKSNLRLALILATIAAVFFIGFIVRMVWFGH; from the coding sequence ATGCCGCAGAACCCTGAGCAGAAGAAGAGCAACCTGCGACTGGCGCTGATCCTGGCGACCATCGCAGCGGTGTTCTTCATCGGCTTCATTGTCCGCATGGTCTGGTTCGGGCATTGA
- a CDS encoding SURF1 family protein, whose amino-acid sequence MRSVRAFAFWAITVVAALAVAATAALGFWQLGRGRDKDALQAAIEAREALPAVPPEAMSGTELPPLMHRSVVLRGTWDERHTVFLDNRQMHGRVGFYVVTPLKLEGGGAVLVQRGWAPRDFMQREKLPAVQTPPGVVEVRGRIAPPPARLYQFGGAGAAAIRQNLDLDSFRAETGLPLPELAVVQNGAASEGLLRDWPRAGSGSEKNYGYAFQWWALSALIAILYVWFQFIAPRRRKVPPA is encoded by the coding sequence GTGAGAAGCGTGCGCGCGTTCGCCTTCTGGGCCATCACGGTCGTGGCGGCGCTGGCCGTCGCCGCGACGGCGGCGCTGGGGTTCTGGCAGCTCGGCCGCGGCCGGGACAAGGATGCACTGCAGGCCGCGATCGAAGCGCGCGAGGCCCTGCCGGCGGTGCCGCCGGAAGCAATGTCGGGGACCGAGCTGCCGCCGCTGATGCATCGCAGCGTGGTGCTGCGCGGCACCTGGGACGAGCGCCACACCGTGTTCCTCGACAACCGGCAGATGCACGGGCGGGTGGGCTTCTACGTGGTCACGCCGCTCAAGCTCGAAGGCGGCGGCGCGGTGCTGGTCCAGCGCGGCTGGGCGCCGCGCGATTTCATGCAGCGAGAGAAGCTGCCGGCGGTGCAGACGCCGCCGGGCGTGGTCGAGGTGCGCGGGCGCATCGCCCCGCCGCCGGCGCGGCTGTACCAGTTCGGCGGGGCGGGTGCCGCGGCGATCCGGCAAAATCTCGACTTGGATAGCTTCCGCGCCGAGACAGGATTGCCCTTGCCGGAGCTGGCAGTGGTGCAGAATGGCGCGGCTTCGGAAGGGCTGCTGCGCGACTGGCCGCGAGCCGGCAGCGGAAGTGAAAAGAATTACGGTTACGCCTTCCAGTGGTGGGCCTTGAGCGCCCTGATCGCCATCCTTTATGTCTGGTTCCAGTTCATCGCCCCACGCCGCCGCAAGGTCCCCCCTGCTTGA
- a CDS encoding DUF2970 domain-containing protein: protein MSVGRTIKAVAWSFFGIRKGSESQEDLGRLNPLHVIVVAIVAVGLFVAGLIAFVNWVAG from the coding sequence ATGAGCGTGGGCCGCACCATCAAGGCAGTGGCCTGGTCGTTCTTCGGCATCCGCAAGGGCAGTGAATCCCAGGAAGACCTCGGCCGGCTGAATCCCCTGCACGTCATCGTCGTCGCCATCGTGGCGGTGGGGCTGTTCGTGGCCGGGCTGATCGCTTTCGTGAATTGGGTCGCGGGCTGA
- a CDS encoding cytochrome c oxidase subunit 3 — MSSSATGTTPYYFVPHPSRHPVMAAVGLLLVIFSAAEWINGADWAKWTLLFGFLWVLTVLFQWFRDAIGESESGQYGHKVDVSFRWSMSWFIFSEVMFFGAFFTALWWLRSHSVPALGGVENALLWPDFKALWPSVAPGVTASPAGVIEPFSTMGPLWLPTINTALLLSSGVTITIAHHLLRVNNRPATILFMWLTVLLGFSFVCVQGYEYFHAYTDLNLKLSSGAYGSTFFMLTGFHGLHVLIGMLMLFFITLRLMKGHFTPERHFGFEGAAWYWHFVDVVWLGLYTLVYWT, encoded by the coding sequence ATGAGTTCAAGCGCCACCGGCACCACGCCCTACTACTTCGTGCCCCATCCTTCACGCCACCCGGTGATGGCCGCGGTGGGGCTGCTGCTGGTCATCTTCAGCGCCGCCGAATGGATCAACGGCGCCGACTGGGCCAAGTGGACGCTGCTGTTCGGCTTCCTGTGGGTGCTCACCGTGCTGTTCCAGTGGTTCCGCGACGCCATCGGCGAGAGCGAGTCGGGCCAGTACGGCCACAAGGTCGACGTCTCCTTCCGCTGGAGCATGAGCTGGTTCATCTTCTCGGAGGTGATGTTCTTCGGCGCCTTCTTCACCGCGCTGTGGTGGCTGCGCTCGCACTCGGTGCCGGCGCTGGGCGGCGTGGAGAACGCGCTGCTGTGGCCCGACTTCAAGGCGCTGTGGCCCTCGGTGGCGCCCGGCGTTACCGCCTCGCCCGCCGGCGTGATCGAGCCCTTCTCCACCATGGGCCCGCTGTGGCTGCCCACCATCAACACGGCGCTGCTGCTGTCCTCGGGCGTGACCATCACCATCGCCCACCACCTGCTGCGCGTCAACAACCGCCCCGCGACCATCCTGTTCATGTGGCTCACCGTGCTGCTGGGCTTCTCCTTCGTCTGCGTCCAGGGCTACGAATACTTCCACGCCTACACCGACCTGAACCTCAAGCTCAGCTCCGGCGCCTACGGCTCCACCTTCTTCATGCTCACCGGCTTCCATGGCCTGCATGTGCTCATTGGCATGCTGATGCTGTTCTTCATCACGCTGCGCCTGATGAAGGGCCACTTCACGCCCGAGCGCCACTTCGGCTTCGAGGGCGCGGCCTGGTACTGGCACTTCGTGGATGTGGTCTGGCTGGGCCTGTATACCCTGGTCTACTGGACCTGA
- a CDS encoding cytochrome c oxidase assembly protein: MGARSENRKMVGKLVVVVAGMFAFGYALIPIYKHICEVTGINVLAIGEKEVPGTSRAAANTQVDFSRTITVEFDANARGPWEFKPATRSVQVHPGELATVMYEFRNVQDRRMSAQAIPSYAPRQAASHFNKLECFCFQQYTLEPGESKQWPVAFVIDPKLSKDVKTITLSYTFFEVGGKMPAPGAVTVGAAS; encoded by the coding sequence ATGGGTGCGCGCTCCGAAAACAGGAAGATGGTGGGCAAGCTGGTCGTGGTCGTGGCCGGCATGTTCGCCTTCGGCTACGCGCTCATCCCCATCTACAAGCACATCTGCGAAGTCACCGGCATCAACGTGCTGGCGATCGGCGAGAAGGAGGTGCCGGGCACCTCGCGCGCCGCCGCCAACACCCAGGTCGACTTCAGCCGCACCATCACGGTCGAGTTCGACGCCAACGCGCGCGGCCCCTGGGAGTTCAAGCCGGCCACGCGTTCGGTGCAGGTGCACCCAGGCGAACTGGCCACGGTGATGTACGAGTTCCGCAACGTGCAGGACCGCCGCATGTCGGCCCAGGCCATCCCCAGCTACGCGCCGCGCCAGGCCGCCTCGCACTTCAACAAGCTCGAATGCTTCTGCTTCCAGCAGTACACGCTGGAGCCCGGCGAGTCCAAGCAGTGGCCGGTGGCTTTCGTGATCGATCCCAAGCTGTCGAAGGACGTCAAGACGATCACCCTGTCCTACACCTTCTTCGAGGTCGGCGGCAAGATGCCGGCGCCCGGGGCGGTCACGGTGGGAGCAGCCTCATGA
- a CDS encoding twin transmembrane helix small protein, whose product MKYFVLLAFLGILGSLGSALYFMMRDGQHGKPKTSNMARALAWRVGLSVLLFVCILLAWKLGYIQPTGLRTG is encoded by the coding sequence ATGAAATACTTCGTGCTCCTCGCCTTTCTCGGCATCCTCGGGAGCCTCGGGTCGGCGCTGTACTTCATGATGCGCGACGGCCAGCACGGCAAGCCGAAGACGAGCAACATGGCGCGCGCGCTCGCCTGGCGCGTCGGCCTGTCCGTCCTGCTGTTCGTGTGCATCCTGTTGGCGTGGAAACTGGGATACATCCAGCCTACCGGATTGCGGACCGGGTAG